A region of Trachemys scripta elegans isolate TJP31775 chromosome 24, CAS_Tse_1.0, whole genome shotgun sequence DNA encodes the following proteins:
- the PFDN2 gene encoding prefoldin subunit 2: MRRPGGKMADSGKSKSAPTAPSAGKALTAEQVVAGFNRLRQEQRGLASKAAELELELNEHSLVIDTLREVDPTRKCYRMVGGVLVERTVKEVLPALESNKEQINKIIETLTQQLQAKGQELNEFREKHNIRVMGEDDQKPPPKESSDGAGAKTSSAGVLVS; the protein is encoded by the exons ATGCGCAGACCTGGCGGGAAGATGGCGGACAGTGGGAAGAGCAAGAGCGCACCGACAGCTCCATCCGCCGGCAAAGCCCTGACGGCGGAGCAG gtgGTGGCCGGGTTCAACCGGCTGCGGCAGGAGCAGCGGGGCCTGGCCTCGAAGGCggcagagctggagctggagctgaacGAGCACAG CCTGGTCATCGACACGTTGCGAGAGGTGGACCCCACCCGCAAGTGTTACCGCATGGTGGGCGGGGTGCTGGTGGAGCGCACGGTCAAGGAGGtcctccctgccctggagagcaaCAAAGAGCAG ATCAACAAAATCATCGAGACCCTGACCCAGCAGCTGCAGGCGAAGGGCCAGGAGCTGAACGAGTTCCGGGAGAAGCACAACATCCGCGTGATGGGGGAGGACGACCAGAAGCCACCGCCCAAGGAGAGCTCTGACGGGGCGGGAGCCAAGACCAGCTCCGCCGGGGTCCTGGTCTCCTAG
- the NIT1 gene encoding deaminated glutathione amidase isoform X1, which yields MLRAVIQTHLCPLHRAFRQAPGRQLRRIPSCTASRSPALLSCAPWQPGIMAAIALKPLIAVCQLTSTPDKEQNFASCSQLIQEAAHRGACIVFLPEAFDFIGSDMQETLSLAESLEGAQIQRYAGLARECGVWLSLGGFHERGEDWASTRRIYNSHLLLDPTGHVVATYRKTHLCDVELEGRVSMKESKFTNPGPEIVPPVSTPAGKVGLAICYDLRFPEISLALTQEGAEILTYPSAFTVTTGSAHWEVLLRARAIETQCYVVAAAQTGKNHERRTSYGHAMVVDPWGSVIAQCQEGPGLCYAEIDLGYLRRIRREMPVCTHRRADLYGRVTVLKKPPPP from the exons AT GCTGAGAGCAGTGATCCAGACCCATCTGTGCCCGCTGCACCGGGCCTTTCGCCAGGCTCCCGGGAGGCAGCTGCGAAGGATCCCATCCTGCACAGCCAGCCGCAG ccctgccctgctgtcCTGTGCCCCTTGGCAGCCTGGCATCATGGCTGCCATTGCGCTGAAGCCCCTCATCGCCGTGTGCCAGCTCACCTCCACGCCCGACAAGGAGCAGAACTTCGCCAGCTGCTCACAGCTCATCCAGGAGGCAGCGCACCGTGGCGCTTGCATCGTCTTCCTCCCCGAGGCCTTTGACTTCATCGGCAGTGACATGCAAGAGACCCTGAGCCTGGCCGAGAGCCTGGAGGGGGCCCAGATTCAGCGCTACGCCGGCCTAGCCAG GGAGTGTGGAGTGTGGCTGTCTCTGGGTGGCTTCCACGAGAGAGGCGAGGACTGGGCCAGCACCCGGAGGATTTATAACTCTCACCTGCTCCTGGACCCCACAG GGCACGTCGTGGCCACGTACAGGAAGACCCACCTCTGCGACGTGGAACTGGAAGGGCGAGTGTCTATGAAGGAGAGCAAGTTCACCAACCCCGGGCCTGAGATTGTGCCGCCCGTCAGCACCCCTGCTGGGAAG gttGGCCTTGCCATCTGCTATGACCTGCGTTTCCCAGAAATCTCTCTGGCGCTaacccaggagggggcagagattCTCACCTACCCATCAGCCTTCACGGTGACCACAGGCTCCGCCCACTGGGAG GTGCTGCTGCGAGCCCGCGCCATCGAGACCCAGTGCTACGTGGTGGCAGCAGCTCAGACCGGAAAGAACCATGAGCGCCGCACCTCCTACGGCCACGCCATGGTGGTGGACCCCTGGGGCAGCGTGATCGCCCAGTGCCAGGAGGGGCCGGGCCTGTGCTACGCTGAGATCGACCTGGGCTACCTGCGCCGCATCCGCCGGGAGATGCCGGTCTGCACCCACCGGCGGGCCGATCTGTACGGCAGGGTCACGGTGCTGAAGAAACCCCCGCCTCCCTga
- the NIT1 gene encoding deaminated glutathione amidase isoform X2 — MAAIALKPLIAVCQLTSTPDKEQNFASCSQLIQEAAHRGACIVFLPEAFDFIGSDMQETLSLAESLEGAQIQRYAGLARECGVWLSLGGFHERGEDWASTRRIYNSHLLLDPTGHVVATYRKTHLCDVELEGRVSMKESKFTNPGPEIVPPVSTPAGKVGLAICYDLRFPEISLALTQEGAEILTYPSAFTVTTGSAHWEVLLRARAIETQCYVVAAAQTGKNHERRTSYGHAMVVDPWGSVIAQCQEGPGLCYAEIDLGYLRRIRREMPVCTHRRADLYGRVTVLKKPPPP; from the exons ATGGCTGCCATTGCGCTGAAGCCCCTCATCGCCGTGTGCCAGCTCACCTCCACGCCCGACAAGGAGCAGAACTTCGCCAGCTGCTCACAGCTCATCCAGGAGGCAGCGCACCGTGGCGCTTGCATCGTCTTCCTCCCCGAGGCCTTTGACTTCATCGGCAGTGACATGCAAGAGACCCTGAGCCTGGCCGAGAGCCTGGAGGGGGCCCAGATTCAGCGCTACGCCGGCCTAGCCAG GGAGTGTGGAGTGTGGCTGTCTCTGGGTGGCTTCCACGAGAGAGGCGAGGACTGGGCCAGCACCCGGAGGATTTATAACTCTCACCTGCTCCTGGACCCCACAG GGCACGTCGTGGCCACGTACAGGAAGACCCACCTCTGCGACGTGGAACTGGAAGGGCGAGTGTCTATGAAGGAGAGCAAGTTCACCAACCCCGGGCCTGAGATTGTGCCGCCCGTCAGCACCCCTGCTGGGAAG gttGGCCTTGCCATCTGCTATGACCTGCGTTTCCCAGAAATCTCTCTGGCGCTaacccaggagggggcagagattCTCACCTACCCATCAGCCTTCACGGTGACCACAGGCTCCGCCCACTGGGAG GTGCTGCTGCGAGCCCGCGCCATCGAGACCCAGTGCTACGTGGTGGCAGCAGCTCAGACCGGAAAGAACCATGAGCGCCGCACCTCCTACGGCCACGCCATGGTGGTGGACCCCTGGGGCAGCGTGATCGCCCAGTGCCAGGAGGGGCCGGGCCTGTGCTACGCTGAGATCGACCTGGGCTACCTGCGCCGCATCCGCCGGGAGATGCCGGTCTGCACCCACCGGCGGGCCGATCTGTACGGCAGGGTCACGGTGCTGAAGAAACCCCCGCCTCCCTga